AGGAACAGAGATGCTCGACAAAGCTTGTCCGGCCTCGTTCGCATAAATTTGCTCAGTTGCCAAATCGCCCAATGCGACCATACCGACGACTTGACCGTTTTGTTCGACAACCGGCAGCCGGCGAATTTGGAAATCGGACATGAGTCTTGCCGCCTCATGCGCATCCATGTCCGGCGTGCCGCATACGAGATTCGTCGTTGACATGCATTGTCCGACCGGAGCTATACTATTGACTCCCGCGGCCACACATCTTAAAGCGATGTCGCGGTCGGTAATCATCCCACACAACTGTCCGTTTTGTTGAATGACCGGCAGACACCCGATGTTGTACTGGCTCATGAGAGCCGCCGCCTGTTGCAACGTTTGCTCCGGCGTGACGGCAATGACTTGCGGAGTCATCACGTTACGTAATTGATTTGCCATTTTCATACCTCCATTTGACGGTTACTTGATGCTCGAGCAGAAGTTGCCGCACGGTTCCATGGTCAACCGTACGCTGCCCTTTAGCATGTCCGGATTCGGGGAAATTTATGAAGAAACAAGAAATCCCGCGGATGTTCCGCGGGTACTGAAAACGGCAGCCTAAACTTCAGCGGCTTGCTGACGCATGAAAAAGTGTTTCATGGCGTGGTAGACGTCTTTTTTCTGTTTCAAGATGTAATGCCGAAATTTTGGGTTCTCAAGCCTACGGTAAGCGCTCATTAAGGTGCTTCGCCGATTATACGGATTAATCTCGCCGTAACCAAACATATTGGATACGTTCATCAACTCTTCGACGAGGCTGATGCAGCGAGGATTGTCGGATGAGAGGTTGTCTCCGTCGGAGAAATGAAAAGGATAAATATTGTAGCGATAAGGACTGTATTGCTGTTCGACCAACTCCAACGCTTTCCGGTAGGCGGATGAACATATCGTGCCTCCGCTTTCGCCTTTCGAAAAAAAATCTTCCTCGGAAACGACTTTCGCTTCCGTATGGTGAGCAATAAATTCGATGTCGACATGCTCATATTTTGTGCGCAAAAAACGGGTCATCCAAAAAAAGAAACTGCGGGCGATGTATTTTTCCCATACCCCCATCGACCCGGAAGTATCCATCATCGCAAGGACAACCGCTTTTGATTCTGGTTTGTCGATTTCGTTCCACGTCTTGAAACGAAGATCGTCTCGCAAGATCGGACGGATCCCCGGTTTTCCTTCCATAGCATTGCGCTTGAATGCGGACAGAATCGTCCGTTTTTTGTCGATGTTTCCCATGAGGCCCGTTCTCCGGATGTCGTTGAACTCCGTCGCTTCCGTCGTCACATTGTCCTTTTCTTTTTGTTGCAAATCGGGCAGTTCAAGCTCATTAAATAACAATTCCTCGAGTTCCATCAGTGAAACTTCAGCCTCGAAATAATCCTCGCCCGGCTGATCGCCGGCTTCCCCGTCCTGACCTTTTCCTCCGTTCCCGTTGACGGCTTTCCCCGGCGCGCGAGCAATCACATCACCTACTTGACTGTCCCCGTCCCCTTGACCGACATGTTTGTTTTTTTCGTAATTGTATCGAATTTTGTATTCATCGAGCGACCGAATCGGAATTTTGACAATCCGGCGTCCATTTGAAGTGATGATGCTTTCCTCGCTGATCAAATCGGGCAGATTGCTTTTCACCGCTTCTTTGATCTTTTCTTCATGGCGTTGTTGATCCCGATAGCCTTTCCGGTGGAGGGACCAATTTTCTTCGGAAACGATAAAATGGTTCATGGTTTTGCCCTCCTTATAAGTTGCCGAATGCTGGGTAGCAACGATTAATGCCATCTTATGCATGCCGGCGAAGAAATTGCCGCCCAATACGAAAATAAAGAAAACTTGGCTGCCGCCAAGCTATTGGCGGCATACGCCTTAGTTGCCCTTATCTATCTCCCTTCTCGTGTCCCCTGCGTCGATCGGCTCCTCCGCTGACACGATATCCTTTCGATACGGTAAAGAAAACTTGGCTGCCGCCAAGCCTTTAGCGGCATTTGCTTACGTTGTCTTTATCCCGAAAAAAAGCCTTCACGTTTCACGTGAAGACGAATTGATTTGCTGCTTTGGATCGGGGGTTTCTCCTTTTTGTCTCACTTGTTTGTTCGTATCCATTGTTTCCATTTCCTTGCCGAGCCTGTCAACTTCTTTCGCATCCTTCGCCATCGAGCTGTTTGCCGGCTTGTCGGACTGTTCTTTTCGGGTCAAGGAATACACCTCCGTA
This genomic stretch from Bacillales bacterium harbors:
- a CDS encoding CBS domain-containing protein produces the protein MANQLRNVMTPQVIAVTPEQTLQQAAALMSQYNIGCLPVIQQNGQLCGMITDRDIALRCVAAGVNSIAPVGQCMSTTNLVCGTPDMDAHEAARLMSDFQIRRLPVVEQNGQVVGMVALGDLATEQIYANEAGQALSSISVPSIPQV
- the yhbH gene encoding sporulation protein YhbH; amino-acid sequence: MNHFIVSEENWSLHRKGYRDQQRHEEKIKEAVKSNLPDLISEESIITSNGRRIVKIPIRSLDEYKIRYNYEKNKHVGQGDGDSQVGDVIARAPGKAVNGNGGKGQDGEAGDQPGEDYFEAEVSLMELEELLFNELELPDLQQKEKDNVTTEATEFNDIRRTGLMGNIDKKRTILSAFKRNAMEGKPGIRPILRDDLRFKTWNEIDKPESKAVVLAMMDTSGSMGVWEKYIARSFFFWMTRFLRTKYEHVDIEFIAHHTEAKVVSEEDFFSKGESGGTICSSAYRKALELVEQQYSPYRYNIYPFHFSDGDNLSSDNPRCISLVEELMNVSNMFGYGEINPYNRRSTLMSAYRRLENPKFRHYILKQKKDVYHAMKHFFMRQQAAEV